TGAGATGGCCTGCAAGGCGGGAGCCATAGGCGGCAAGATCCTGGGGGCAGGTGGTGGTGGTTTTATTTTGTTTTTTGTGAAACCAGAAGATAGAGAGAAGCTGAAGGAGACGTTGGGGTTTTTGTTGCACGTTCCCTTCGGATTCGAGGCATCGGGAAGCCGTATTGTGTACTACAGTGAAGAATCAGGAGATGAAGTATAAGTGAAGATACCATTTGGCACGGTAACAGTAACAGAGAAGTCGAAAGAATTAATAGACTATGCACTCAGGTCAAACAGGCTATCAAGCGGGAAATATGTAAGAGAACTTGAAAAAAGATTTGCTGAGCTTGTAGGCGTAAAAGAAGCTATAGCGCTTGGCTCGGGAACGGATGCCGATGCTTTGGCACTAGCAGTTTTACACGATTACGGAGCAAAACGAGGGGATGAAGTCATCGTTCCGGCCCTTTCCTTCGTGGCAACCGGTAACGCAGTTTTACAGGCTGGCCTCACGCCGGTTTTTGTTGATGTCGACAGAAAGACCCTGAATATCGACCCAGTAAAGATAGAAAACGTTATTACAAAAAAGACACGGGCAATAATGCCAGTTCATCTTATGGGCAAACCAGCAGAAATGGACGCAATTAACGTCATTGCGAAGAGGCATAATTTAATTGTGATAGAAGATGCTGCAGAGGCACATGGAGCCTTATACAAAGGTACAAGTGCAGGTGCGCTGGGAGACATGGCGGCCTTTAGTCTCTATGTAGCGCATATAATATCAACGGTAGAAGGTGGAATAGTAACTACAAACAATCCTGATTTTGCAGAAATATTACGATCTTTACGAAGTCACGGGAGGGCATGCAAGTGTGAAAGTTGTGTTCTCAATACGGCATCTGCTTATTGTTCGAAGAGATTCCGATACGGAGAAAATGAAGATATACGATTTATTTTTGAGCGAGTAGGGTTCTCTTCAAAAATGAATGAATTGGAGGCTGCCGTTGGTTTGGGAAATCTTGAAATATATGAAGATATCCTCAAGAAAAGAAGAGAAAATCTCTATTACCTTATAGAAAAATCCAAAAAATTTGAATCTTTCCTGGCAACCATTGAAAAAGAGCCCGGTGAAGAAATAGGCCCCCATGCCTTTCCCATTATCATTCAAGAGAACGTCAGATTTACACGGGCACAACTGGTAAATTATTTAGAAAAAAATGGAATTGACACAAGAAATCTATTTTCTTCCATACCCACCCAGTGTCCCGGCTTTAGTTTCCTGGGACATAAGAGGGGTGATTTCCCCAATGCTGAATATATTGGGGAAAACGGAATACATATCGGAGTACATCAGGATCTGGGCAGGAAAGAATGTGATTTTATACTTAAGACAATTGAGGAGTTTTTACAAAAATATGCTTGAGCAACCAATGCCAACCAAAACGAATAATGCCCTTCCAAAAAAACTACGACCCTGGAAACTTCTTAGTAGTCAGGAGCGATTTTCCGCCCCGCCATGGGTCAAAATA
This window of the Candidatus Brocadia sp. genome carries:
- a CDS encoding DegT/DnrJ/EryC1/StrS family aminotransferase: MKIPFGTVTVTEKSKELIDYALRSNRLSSGKYVRELEKRFAELVGVKEAIALGSGTDADALALAVLHDYGAKRGDEVIVPALSFVATGNAVLQAGLTPVFVDVDRKTLNIDPVKIENVITKKTRAIMPVHLMGKPAEMDAINVIAKRHNLIVIEDAAEAHGALYKGTSAGALGDMAAFSLYVAHIISTVEGGIVTTNNPDFAEILRSLRSHGRACKCESCVLNTASAYCSKRFRYGENEDIRFIFERVGFSSKMNELEAAVGLGNLEIYEDILKKRRENLYYLIEKSKKFESFLATIEKEPGEEIGPHAFPIIIQENVRFTRAQLVNYLEKNGIDTRNLFSSIPTQCPGFSFLGHKRGDFPNAEYIGENGIHIGVHQDLGRKECDFILKTIEEFLQKYA